The following are encoded together in the Pseudomonas sediminis genome:
- a CDS encoding EamA family transporter, translated as MQGSTPFPRHIAVLILATLACSFAGNHIAARIAFDHDTGLLLAMLARAGVTLVALAALVLWRRESLKLGRATWGWQFLLGLLIAIQSFCIYSAVARIPVALALLVVNLSPILLALLTWALGGAAPTRQALAIMGVILFGLVLVLDVPGRLASADAPDGEWVAGILFSLTAAAVFAVALWITENRLSKIAGSVRSMLTLAVVFSASTLLGSSGLIPGGLSMPNASAGWIALACLVLLYGAAFSTLFICMPRLNIARNAPVMNMEPVAGMILGWLVLGQVLGALQVVGGLIVVGGIVALAYRR; from the coding sequence ATGCAAGGTTCCACCCCGTTTCCGCGTCACATCGCCGTCCTGATCCTCGCCACACTGGCTTGCTCGTTCGCGGGCAACCACATCGCTGCGCGGATCGCCTTCGACCACGACACCGGACTGCTGCTGGCAATGCTCGCGCGTGCCGGCGTGACGCTGGTCGCGCTGGCCGCCTTGGTACTGTGGCGACGTGAATCGCTGAAACTGGGTCGCGCTACCTGGGGCTGGCAATTCCTGCTGGGCCTGCTGATCGCCATCCAGAGCTTCTGTATCTACTCGGCGGTAGCGCGTATTCCAGTGGCGCTGGCACTGCTGGTGGTCAACCTTTCGCCGATCCTGCTGGCCTTGCTCACCTGGGCGCTCGGCGGTGCGGCGCCAACCCGCCAGGCGCTGGCCATCATGGGCGTGATTCTCTTCGGCCTGGTGCTGGTGCTCGATGTTCCGGGTCGCCTGGCCAGCGCCGATGCGCCAGATGGTGAGTGGGTCGCCGGCATCCTGTTCAGCCTGACCGCTGCCGCCGTGTTCGCCGTGGCGCTATGGATCACCGAAAATCGCCTGTCGAAAATTGCCGGCTCGGTGCGCAGCATGCTGACCCTGGCCGTGGTGTTCAGCGCCTCGACCCTGCTGGGTAGCAGCGGCCTGATTCCGGGCGGCCTTAGTATGCCCAACGCCAGCGCTGGCTGGATCGCACTGGCCTGCCTGGTGCTGCTCTACGGCGCGGCCTTCTCCACCCTGTTCATCTGCATGCCGCGCCTGAACATCGCGCGCAATGCACCCGTGATGAACATGGAGCCGGTGGCCGGCATGATCCTGGGTTGGCTGGTTCTGGGTCAGGTACTGGGGGCGTTGCAGGTCGTCGGTGGTCTGATCGTGGTCGGCGGCATCGTCGCCCTGGCCTACCGCCGCTAG
- the purU gene encoding formyltetrahydrofolate deformylase — MRTFRLVISCPDRVGIVAKVSNFLATYNGWITEASHHSDTQSGWFFMRHEIRADSLPFDLDGFKQAFSPIAREFSMEWRITDSAQKKRVVLMASRESHCLADLLHRWHSNELDCEIPCVIANHDDLRSMVEWHGIPYFHVPVDPKDKAPAFAEVERLVKEHQADVIVLARYMQILPPALCAEFSQRVINIHHSFLPSFVGAKPYHQASLRGVKLIGATSHYVTEELDAGPIIEQDVVRVTHRDDIEEMVRLGKDVEKMVLARGLRYHLEDRVLVHDNKTVVFD, encoded by the coding sequence ATGCGTACGTTCAGATTAGTCATCTCCTGCCCTGACCGCGTCGGTATCGTTGCCAAAGTCAGTAATTTCCTTGCCACCTATAACGGCTGGATTACCGAAGCCAGTCACCACTCCGATACACAGAGCGGCTGGTTCTTCATGCGCCACGAAATTCGTGCCGACTCGCTGCCGTTCGATCTGGATGGTTTCAAGCAGGCGTTCTCGCCGATTGCCCGTGAGTTCTCCATGGAGTGGCGCATCACTGATTCGGCGCAGAAAAAGCGCGTGGTACTGATGGCCAGCCGCGAGTCGCACTGCCTGGCCGATCTGCTGCATCGTTGGCACAGCAATGAACTCGACTGCGAGATTCCCTGTGTGATCGCCAACCATGACGATCTGCGCAGCATGGTCGAGTGGCACGGCATTCCGTACTTCCATGTTCCGGTCGACCCCAAGGACAAGGCACCGGCCTTCGCCGAGGTGGAGCGGCTGGTTAAAGAACATCAGGCCGATGTCATCGTCCTGGCGCGTTACATGCAGATCTTGCCGCCGGCGCTGTGTGCCGAGTTCTCTCAGCGTGTGATCAATATCCACCACAGCTTTCTGCCCTCGTTCGTCGGCGCCAAGCCCTATCACCAGGCCTCGCTGCGTGGCGTGAAGCTGATTGGCGCCACCTCGCACTACGTGACCGAAGAACTGGATGCCGGCCCAATCATCGAGCAGGACGTGGTACGCGTGACCCATCGCGATGACATCGAGGAAATGGTGCGTCTGGGCAAGGACGTGGAGAAGATGGTACTGGCGCGTGGGCTACGCTATCACTTGGAAGACCGAGTGCTGGTGCACGACAACAAGACGGTGGTGTTCGACTGA
- a CDS encoding FadR/GntR family transcriptional regulator: MEMQNAQPRARRKHRSLAQELVADLSQRIRDGLIKRGEKLPTESAIMEEQGVSRTVVREALSRLQAAGLVETRHGIGTFVLDTPSASGFRIDPATIVTLRDVLAILELRISLEVESAGMAAQRRNDVQLKAIREALDAINESAMHASDAVSSDFHFHLRIAEATGNRYFTDILSHLGTSIIPRTRVNSASLARDDQTHYMARLEREHEQIFEAIARQDAEAARAAMRLHLTNSRERLRQAHEAAEAEALHG; encoded by the coding sequence ATGGAAATGCAAAACGCTCAACCTCGTGCTCGTCGCAAGCACCGCAGTCTGGCTCAGGAACTGGTAGCCGATCTGTCGCAGCGCATTCGCGATGGGTTGATCAAGCGCGGTGAGAAGCTGCCGACAGAGTCGGCGATCATGGAAGAGCAGGGCGTCAGTCGCACCGTGGTGCGCGAGGCGCTGTCGCGTTTGCAGGCCGCTGGCCTGGTCGAGACTCGTCACGGCATCGGCACCTTCGTGCTGGATACGCCCAGCGCCAGTGGTTTTCGCATCGACCCGGCAACCATCGTCACCTTGCGCGATGTGCTGGCCATTCTTGAGCTGCGTATCAGCCTTGAGGTGGAGTCTGCCGGGATGGCTGCTCAGCGTCGTAATGATGTCCAGCTGAAGGCCATTCGCGAGGCACTGGATGCCATCAACGAGAGTGCGATGCATGCCAGCGATGCAGTTTCCTCGGACTTTCATTTTCATCTGCGTATTGCCGAGGCCACTGGCAACCGCTACTTCACCGATATTCTCAGTCACCTGGGCACCAGCATCATCCCGCGTACCCGGGTCAATTCCGCCAGCTTGGCGCGTGACGATCAGACCCATTACATGGCGCGCCTGGAGCGCGAGCATGAGCAGATCTTCGAAGCCATCGCGCGCCAGGATGCCGAGGCGGCGCGGGCAGCGATGCGCCTGCACCTGACCAATAGCCGCGAGCGTCTGCGTCAGGCGCACGAAGCGGCCGAGGCTGAAGCGCTGCACGGCTGA
- a CDS encoding helicase HerA-like domain-containing protein has translation MPLISQFVLGAGSDGQAVAQPLRLANRHGLIAGATGTGKTVTLQRLIETFSDAGVAVFAADVKGDLCGLGAAGAPQGKVAERIASMPWLNHQPQAYPVTLWDVHGQSGHPLRTTLSEMGPLLLGALLELTDSQQAALYAAFKVADREGLLLLDLKDLKALLGYLKDSPQVLGEDSALFTSTSAQALLRRLAGLEQQGAEALFGEPALQLEDLLHPDRDGRGRVHLLDASRLVHEAPKVYATFLLWLLAELFEQLPERGDADKPVLALFFDEAHLLFQGTPKALQERLEQVVRLIRSKGVGVYFVTQSPSDLPDDVLAQLGLRIQHGLRAFTAKEQKSLRAVADGFRPNPAFSTLSVLTELGIGEALVGTLEEKGTPAMVQRVAIAPPQSRIGPLNESERAALVRQSPLAGRYDKPIDRESAYELLTARAAQASAEVSAQSSTKGKPAAQEQGLGQMAGDLLGGAMKSALRQAANQLGRQLVRGLMGSLMGGKKR, from the coding sequence ATGCCTTTGATTTCGCAGTTTGTATTGGGTGCTGGCAGTGATGGGCAGGCGGTGGCGCAACCGTTGCGCCTGGCCAATCGTCACGGGCTGATCGCGGGCGCAACCGGTACCGGTAAAACGGTGACCCTGCAGCGCCTGATCGAGACTTTCAGCGATGCCGGTGTGGCGGTGTTCGCTGCTGACGTCAAAGGGGATCTGTGTGGTCTGGGCGCGGCCGGTGCGCCGCAGGGCAAGGTCGCCGAGCGTATCGCCAGCATGCCCTGGCTGAATCATCAACCACAGGCCTACCCGGTGACACTGTGGGATGTGCATGGCCAGAGTGGCCACCCACTGCGTACCACCCTCAGCGAGATGGGGCCGTTGCTGCTTGGCGCGTTGCTTGAGCTGACCGACAGTCAGCAGGCGGCGCTCTACGCGGCGTTCAAGGTGGCTGACCGCGAAGGTCTATTGCTGCTCGACCTGAAAGACCTGAAAGCTCTGCTCGGCTACCTCAAGGACAGTCCGCAGGTGTTGGGCGAGGACAGCGCGCTGTTCACCAGTACCTCGGCACAGGCGTTGTTGCGTCGCCTGGCCGGGCTGGAGCAGCAGGGCGCCGAAGCCTTGTTCGGCGAGCCTGCGCTGCAGCTCGAAGATCTGTTGCACCCTGACCGCGACGGCCGCGGTCGTGTGCACCTGCTCGATGCCTCCCGCCTGGTTCATGAGGCGCCCAAGGTTTATGCGACCTTCCTGTTGTGGCTGTTGGCGGAACTGTTCGAGCAACTGCCGGAACGTGGCGACGCCGATAAACCGGTACTGGCGTTGTTCTTCGACGAGGCGCATCTGCTCTTTCAGGGCACCCCAAAGGCCCTGCAGGAGCGTCTGGAACAAGTGGTGCGGCTGATTCGCTCCAAGGGCGTCGGGGTGTATTTCGTCACCCAGTCGCCGAGCGATCTGCCGGACGATGTCCTGGCCCAGTTGGGGTTGCGCATCCAGCACGGCCTGCGTGCTTTCACCGCCAAGGAACAGAAATCCCTGCGGGCAGTGGCTGACGGTTTTCGCCCGAACCCGGCGTTCAGCACGCTCAGCGTGCTCACCGAGTTGGGGATTGGCGAGGCGTTGGTCGGTACGCTGGAGGAGAAGGGCACGCCGGCCATGGTTCAGCGAGTGGCCATCGCCCCGCCGCAATCGCGCATCGGCCCGCTGAATGAGTCCGAGCGTGCGGCGTTGGTGCGTCAGTCACCCTTGGCTGGGCGTTACGACAAACCCATCGACCGCGAATCGGCCTATGAGCTGCTCACTGCTCGTGCTGCGCAGGCATCCGCTGAGGTATCCGCGCAATCGAGTACCAAGGGCAAGCCCGCAGCGCAGGAGCAAGGGCTTGGACAGATGGCGGGCGACTTGCTCGGCGGTGCGATGAAGAGCGCCCTGCGGCAAGCGGCCAATCAACTCGGTCGGCAACTGGTGCGGGGCTTGATGGGGTCGCTTATGGGAGGCAAGAAGCGCTGA
- a CDS encoding TRAP transporter large permease, with amino-acid sequence MDAAILLGSFIVLILLRVPVAYSLGVSALIGAWWIDIPLHAVMIQISGGVNKFSLLAIPFFVLAGAIMAEGGMARRLVAFAGVLVGFVRGGLSLVNITASTFFGAISGSSLADTASVGSVLIPEMEKKGYPREFSTAVTVSGSVQALLTPPSHNSVIYSLAAGGTVSIAALFVAGIGPGLLMSATLATLCLWFAKKRNYPKGEVIPLRQAIKICVEALWGLMTMFIILGGILSGIFTATESAAVAVIWAFFVTMFIYRDYKWRELPKMLHRTVRTLSIVMILIAFAAAFGYIMTLMQIPSKITTAFLAFSDNRYVILMCVNFMLLVLGTLMDMAPLILILTPILLPVVTSFGVDPVHFGMIMLVNLGIGLITPPVGAVLFVGAAIGKVTIENTVKALLPFYVALFMVLMLVTYVPAISLWLPSVVL; translated from the coding sequence ATGGATGCCGCCATTCTCCTGGGCAGTTTTATTGTCCTTATCCTCCTGCGCGTTCCGGTTGCTTATTCGCTCGGCGTTTCCGCGCTGATCGGCGCCTGGTGGATCGATATTCCCCTGCATGCCGTGATGATCCAGATCTCCGGCGGCGTGAACAAATTCTCTCTGCTGGCCATTCCGTTCTTCGTCCTGGCCGGCGCGATCATGGCCGAAGGTGGCATGGCTCGCCGCCTGGTGGCGTTCGCCGGGGTGCTGGTCGGATTTGTCCGTGGCGGCCTGTCACTGGTCAACATCACCGCCTCGACCTTCTTCGGTGCAATCTCCGGCTCGTCCCTGGCCGATACCGCCTCGGTCGGTTCGGTGCTGATCCCGGAAATGGAAAAGAAAGGCTACCCGCGCGAGTTTTCCACTGCGGTCACCGTGTCCGGTTCGGTGCAAGCACTGCTTACTCCGCCCAGCCACAACTCGGTGATCTATTCACTGGCCGCTGGCGGCACAGTGTCCATCGCCGCGCTGTTCGTGGCCGGTATCGGCCCGGGTCTGTTGATGAGTGCAACCCTGGCCACGCTGTGCCTGTGGTTCGCCAAGAAACGTAACTACCCGAAAGGCGAAGTCATTCCGCTGCGCCAGGCGATCAAGATCTGCGTGGAAGCGCTGTGGGGCCTGATGACCATGTTCATCATCCTCGGCGGCATTCTCTCCGGCATCTTCACCGCCACCGAGTCCGCTGCCGTGGCCGTGATCTGGGCCTTCTTCGTGACCATGTTCATCTACCGCGACTACAAGTGGCGTGAACTGCCGAAGATGCTGCACCGCACCGTGCGTACGCTGTCGATCGTGATGATCCTCATCGCCTTCGCCGCCGCCTTCGGCTACATCATGACCCTGATGCAGATTCCGTCGAAGATCACCACTGCGTTCCTGGCCTTCTCGGACAACCGCTACGTGATCCTGATGTGCGTGAACTTCATGTTGCTGGTGCTGGGCACGCTGATGGACATGGCTCCGCTGATCCTGATCCTCACCCCGATTCTGCTGCCTGTCGTCACCTCTTTCGGTGTAGACCCGGTACACTTCGGCATGATCATGCTGGTCAACCTGGGTATCGGCCTGATCACGCCACCGGTAGGGGCTGTGCTCTTCGTCGGCGCCGCAATCGGCAAGGTCACCATCGAAAATACCGTGAAGGCACTGCTGCCGTTCTACGTGGCACTGTTCATGGTGCTGATGTTGGTGACTTACGTCCCGGCTATCTCCCTGTGGCTGCCGAGCGTCGTGCTCTGA
- a CDS encoding aldose 1-epimerase, producing MPTTLLTLSDNVTQLTLAPKLGASLVNWVRLSDGQPLLRHSDDLALATSNPRRLACYPLLPWSNRIGGGGFATPSGWQALNANTEHEALPIHGSAWQQPWQVVDVTSDSASLELHSQSPFPYRANFHVQLTDGCLRLTLQATHLGEQPTWYGLGLHPYLPRTAHTRVQAQAGGVWLCGEDKLSSQWVELPQAWNFTKPTLLPQQLVDNAFTHWPGKALIIQADAGYQLVCEAEGCDVFLLFCPEAQNFFCFEPVTHPVNAHHLPGQPGLKLLAAKESCQMSLSLHYQALVG from the coding sequence ATGCCAACGACTCTGCTGACTCTGAGCGATAACGTGACACAGTTGACTCTCGCCCCGAAACTGGGTGCAAGCCTGGTCAACTGGGTGCGCCTGAGCGATGGTCAGCCGCTGTTGCGCCACAGTGACGATCTGGCGCTGGCCACCTCCAATCCTCGGCGCCTGGCCTGCTACCCACTGCTGCCCTGGTCCAACCGCATCGGCGGGGGCGGTTTCGCTACGCCTAGCGGCTGGCAAGCACTGAATGCCAACACCGAACACGAAGCACTGCCGATACACGGTAGTGCCTGGCAACAACCCTGGCAGGTAGTCGATGTGACGTCCGACAGCGCCAGTCTGGAACTGCACAGCCAATCGCCTTTTCCCTATCGCGCCAATTTCCACGTACAACTAACTGACGGCTGCCTGCGACTGACGTTACAAGCCACCCATCTTGGCGAGCAGCCCACCTGGTACGGACTCGGCCTTCATCCTTATCTGCCGCGCACTGCGCATACACGCGTACAAGCGCAAGCAGGCGGCGTCTGGTTATGCGGTGAAGACAAACTGTCCAGTCAGTGGGTCGAATTACCGCAGGCCTGGAACTTCACCAAACCCACCTTGTTGCCACAGCAACTTGTCGATAATGCCTTTACCCACTGGCCCGGCAAGGCGCTTATCATTCAAGCAGACGCCGGTTATCAGCTAGTCTGCGAGGCGGAGGGCTGCGATGTGTTTCTATTGTTCTGCCCAGAGGCACAGAATTTCTTCTGTTTCGAACCCGTTACCCATCCGGTCAACGCCCATCATTTACCGGGGCAGCCTGGGCTAAAGCTGCTGGCAGCGAAGGAAAGCTGCCAGATGAGTTTGAGCCTGCATTATCAGGCGCTTGTGGGCTGA
- a CDS encoding methyl-accepting chemotaxis protein: MNKNLQFSHKILLAASLVVIVAFSLFTLYNDYLQRNAIREDLENYLHEMGNVTASNIQNWLSGRILLVESAAQSISNDSEQERVIKLLEQKALTSSFAFTYLGTESGGFTMRPDEQMPADYDPRSRPWYKDAMAAGNTTLTEPYMDAATSELIMTVATPARPAGVVGGDLNLQTLVDIINALDFDGIGHAFLVSADGKVLVHPDKDLVMKNLKEIYPQDTPRISSEFSEAQLDGDTRILTFTPVKGLPSVNWHIGLSVDKAKAYSMLSEFRASAIIVTVIAVVLIIVLLGLLIRVLMQPLTAMGKAMEDIAKGEGDLTKRLAIQSNDEFGALARSFNQFVERIHSSIREVSSATVQVNEVAKLVVNASNSSMVNSDEQASRTNSVAAAINQLGAAAQEIARNAADASSQASDARHQAEDGGKVVQQAIRSMSELSNKISDACAKIEMLNSKTVDIGQILEVIKSISQQTNLLALNAAIEAARAGEAGRGFAVVADEVRNLAHRTQESAQEIEKMIEELQVGSRESVTTMTESQRYSEESVDIANQAGERLGTVTARIGEIDGMNQSVATATEEQTSVIESLNMDIIEINTLNQEGVENLQATLRACGDLEQQAARLKQMVDSFRI, encoded by the coding sequence ATGAACAAAAACCTGCAGTTCAGCCACAAGATTTTGCTCGCCGCATCCCTTGTGGTCATCGTCGCCTTTTCCCTGTTCACTCTCTACAACGATTACCTGCAACGCAATGCCATCCGCGAAGACCTGGAGAACTACCTGCATGAAATGGGCAATGTAACGGCCAGCAATATTCAAAACTGGTTGTCCGGGCGCATCCTGCTGGTGGAAAGCGCCGCCCAGTCGATCAGCAATGACAGCGAGCAGGAGCGCGTGATCAAACTGCTGGAACAGAAGGCGCTGACCTCTTCCTTCGCCTTTACCTACCTGGGCACCGAGAGCGGCGGCTTCACCATGCGCCCGGATGAGCAGATGCCCGCCGACTACGACCCGCGCAGCCGCCCCTGGTACAAGGACGCCATGGCTGCCGGCAACACGACCCTGACCGAACCTTACATGGATGCAGCAACCAGCGAGCTGATCATGACCGTTGCCACCCCGGCCAGGCCCGCTGGCGTGGTCGGCGGCGATCTGAACCTGCAAACCTTGGTCGATATCATCAATGCCCTGGATTTCGACGGCATCGGCCATGCCTTCCTGGTCAGTGCCGACGGCAAGGTTCTGGTGCACCCGGACAAAGACCTGGTCATGAAGAACCTCAAGGAGATCTATCCACAGGACACCCCGCGCATCAGCAGTGAATTCAGCGAAGCGCAGCTCGATGGCGACACCCGCATCCTCACCTTCACGCCGGTCAAGGGCCTGCCTTCGGTCAACTGGCATATCGGCTTGTCGGTCGACAAGGCCAAGGCCTATTCCATGCTCAGCGAATTCCGCGCCTCGGCCATCATCGTCACGGTGATTGCCGTGGTGCTGATCATTGTCCTGCTCGGCCTGCTGATCCGTGTGCTGATGCAGCCGCTGACCGCCATGGGCAAGGCCATGGAGGATATTGCCAAGGGCGAAGGCGACCTGACCAAGCGTCTGGCGATCCAGTCCAATGACGAATTCGGCGCCCTGGCGCGCTCGTTCAATCAGTTCGTCGAACGTATCCACAGCTCGATCCGTGAAGTGTCATCGGCCACCGTCCAGGTCAACGAAGTAGCCAAGCTGGTGGTCAATGCCTCCAACTCCTCGATGGTCAACTCCGACGAACAGGCCAGTCGCACCAACAGCGTGGCAGCTGCCATCAATCAGCTCGGCGCGGCTGCACAGGAAATCGCCCGCAACGCCGCCGACGCCTCGAGCCAGGCATCGGATGCCCGCCATCAGGCAGAAGACGGCGGCAAGGTGGTGCAGCAAGCGATCCGTTCGATGAGTGAACTGTCGAACAAGATCAGCGACGCCTGCGCCAAGATCGAGATGCTCAACAGCAAGACCGTGGACATCGGCCAGATCCTCGAGGTGATCAAGAGCATCTCCCAGCAGACCAACCTGCTCGCACTCAACGCCGCCATCGAGGCGGCTCGTGCCGGCGAGGCGGGACGCGGTTTCGCCGTGGTCGCCGATGAGGTGCGCAACCTGGCGCACCGCACCCAGGAGTCGGCGCAGGAAATCGAGAAAATGATCGAGGAACTGCAGGTCGGATCACGAGAATCGGTCACCACCATGACCGAGAGCCAGCGCTATAGCGAAGAAAGCGTGGACATCGCCAACCAGGCTGGCGAACGCCTGGGCACGGTGACCGCCCGTATCGGCGAGATCGATGGGATGAACCAGTCGGTGGCCACCGCCACCGAAGAACAGACCTCGGTAATCGAGTCACTGAACATGGACATCATCGAGATCAACACCCTCAACCAGGAAGGTGTGGAGAACCTGCAGGCCACCCTGCGCGCCTGCGGCGATCTGGAGCAGCAGGCCGCACGCCTCAAGCAGATGGTCGACAGCTTCCGAATCTGA
- a CDS encoding TRAP transporter substrate-binding protein: MNLKRKLLLATLPLALGLSSFVQAETTLKIAEIHPAGYPTVVAMENLGKKLEAATNGEIKSRMFSGGVLGSEKEVIEQTQIGAVQLTRVSLGSVGPVVPATNVFNMPFVFRDIDHMRKVVDGEIGQEILDAITNSDFNMVGLAWMEAGSRSLYTKKPVRKLEDLKGMKIRVIGNPLFIDTLNAMGANGIAMDTGEIFSALQSGVIDGAENNSPTLLEHNHFRAAKYYTQTHHLILPEPLLMSKTTWNKLTADQQALIKKLAKEAQLEERDLWVAKEKASDEKLKAEGVEFIEVDTKPFYDATAPVREKYGAQFADLIKRIEAVQ; encoded by the coding sequence ATGAACCTGAAACGTAAGTTGCTTCTCGCCACACTTCCTCTAGCGCTCGGTCTGTCCTCCTTCGTACAGGCCGAGACGACCCTGAAAATTGCCGAAATCCACCCGGCCGGCTACCCGACCGTAGTCGCAATGGAAAACCTCGGCAAGAAGCTGGAAGCGGCCACCAACGGCGAAATCAAGTCCCGAATGTTCTCGGGTGGTGTGCTGGGTTCCGAGAAGGAAGTGATCGAACAGACCCAGATCGGCGCCGTCCAGCTGACTCGCGTCAGCCTTGGCTCGGTCGGCCCGGTAGTGCCTGCCACCAACGTCTTCAACATGCCGTTCGTGTTCCGCGATATCGACCACATGCGCAAAGTGGTCGACGGTGAAATCGGTCAGGAAATCCTCGACGCCATCACCAACTCCGACTTCAACATGGTCGGCCTGGCGTGGATGGAAGCCGGTAGCCGCAGCCTGTACACCAAGAAGCCGGTACGTAAACTCGAAGACCTCAAGGGCATGAAGATCCGTGTGATCGGCAACCCGCTGTTCATCGACACCCTCAACGCCATGGGCGCCAACGGCATCGCCATGGACACCGGCGAGATCTTCAGCGCCCTGCAGAGCGGCGTGATCGACGGCGCCGAGAACAACTCGCCGACCCTGCTCGAGCACAACCACTTCCGTGCGGCCAAGTACTACACCCAGACGCATCACCTGATCCTCCCCGAACCGCTGCTGATGTCCAAGACCACCTGGAACAAGCTGACTGCGGATCAGCAAGCACTGATCAAGAAGCTGGCCAAAGAAGCCCAGCTGGAAGAGCGCGACCTGTGGGTTGCCAAGGAAAAGGCCAGCGACGAGAAGCTCAAGGCTGAAGGCGTCGAGTTCATCGAAGTCGACACCAAGCCGTTCTACGACGCTACCGCCCCGGTACGTGAGAAGTACGGTGCTCAGTTCGCCGACCTGATCAAGCGCATCGAAGCCGTTCAGTAA
- a CDS encoding TRAP transporter small permease, giving the protein MKNLVLGVNDAIYRACIATAGLAIVIMATIIPWGVFSRYVLGQGLGWPEPISVLLMVLFTFVGAAAGYRASAHMAVTSLTDRLPQTLEPLITLFVRLVMGGIALFMLIWGYKLCAATWNQYLSTLPSVRVGISYMPIPLGGFITLLFVIEQLLYGDQHKRRAVDFEHTEDSKEAV; this is encoded by the coding sequence ATGAAAAACCTGGTTCTGGGCGTCAATGACGCCATCTACCGTGCCTGTATCGCGACCGCCGGCCTGGCGATCGTGATCATGGCCACGATCATCCCCTGGGGCGTCTTCAGCCGTTATGTGCTGGGTCAAGGGCTGGGCTGGCCCGAGCCCATTTCAGTGCTATTGATGGTGCTGTTCACCTTCGTCGGTGCCGCTGCCGGCTACCGCGCGAGTGCCCACATGGCCGTGACCTCACTGACCGATCGCCTGCCTCAAACACTGGAGCCGCTGATCACGCTTTTCGTGCGCCTGGTCATGGGCGGCATCGCGCTGTTCATGCTGATCTGGGGTTACAAGCTCTGCGCAGCGACCTGGAACCAGTACCTCAGCACACTGCCTTCGGTACGCGTCGGCATCAGCTACATGCCCATTCCGCTGGGCGGTTTCATCACCCTCCTGTTCGTCATCGAACAACTGTTGTACGGCGATCAACACAAGCGCCGTGCCGTCGACTTCGAACACACTGAAGATTCCAAGGAGGCAGTGTAA
- the mvaT gene encoding histone-like nucleoid-structuring protein MvaT: MSLINEYRNIEESIKELQERLKNMSQDDKLKKELEFEGKLRTLMGEYQKSLRDIIALLDPEAKSAKGVRAAKPAVVKRARKVKQYKNPHSGEVIETKGGNHKTLKEWKAKWGSDVVEGWATLLG, translated from the coding sequence ATGTCGCTGATCAACGAATACCGCAACATCGAAGAAAGCATCAAAGAGCTCCAAGAGCGTCTGAAGAACATGTCGCAAGACGACAAGCTGAAGAAAGAGCTGGAATTCGAAGGCAAACTACGCACCCTGATGGGCGAATATCAGAAGTCGCTGCGCGATATCATCGCCCTGCTCGACCCTGAAGCCAAGTCTGCCAAAGGCGTTCGTGCAGCCAAGCCTGCCGTCGTCAAGCGCGCACGCAAGGTCAAGCAGTACAAGAACCCGCATAGCGGCGAAGTGATCGAAACCAAAGGCGGCAACCACAAGACGCTTAAAGAGTGGAAAGCCAAGTGGGGCTCCGACGTAGTCGAAGGCTGGGCCACTCTGCTGGGCTAA
- a CDS encoding CBS domain-containing protein produces MLKSIKVRDYMTRHLVTFRSDTDLFTAINRLLEHRISGAPVVDSQGHLIGLLSEGDCLRGILSGAYYEAVGGTVSTYMTTEVETVSPEADIIELSERFLRGRRRRMPVIESGRLIGQISRHDVLRAVKEFAQHEQGELSVG; encoded by the coding sequence ATGCTCAAGTCCATCAAGGTGCGCGACTACATGACTCGCCATCTGGTGACCTTCAGGTCGGATACTGATCTGTTCACCGCCATCAATCGATTGCTGGAACACCGTATTTCCGGGGCTCCGGTGGTCGATTCTCAAGGCCACCTGATTGGCTTGCTGTCGGAGGGTGACTGTTTGCGTGGCATTCTCTCCGGTGCCTACTACGAAGCGGTTGGCGGTACCGTCAGCACCTATATGACCACCGAAGTCGAGACGGTGAGTCCGGAGGCGGACATCATCGAGCTGTCAGAACGCTTTCTGAGGGGGCGGCGTCGGCGCATGCCGGTGATCGAGAGCGGCCGTCTGATCGGTCAGATCAGTCGTCATGACGTGCTTCGTGCCGTCAAGGAATTCGCCCAGCATGAGCAGGGTGAACTGAGCGTCGGTTGA